In Candidatus Peregrinibacteria bacterium, the following are encoded in one genomic region:
- a CDS encoding HAD-IIIA family hydrolase, with protein MPHEYFEELNISALKNSLILLDVDGTLAPDNEYDFSEKVQKKLRELHEHNEIFLCTNSRNRERTNQLEKILEIPVLSSKYRKPSKKILRDLDQFHNKKIVVIGDKFLTDYLFAKNIGAEFVWVKRKISGNERWWIRGYNFIDDVLSAFARIW; from the coding sequence ATGCCCCACGAATATTTCGAAGAACTCAACATTTCGGCGCTCAAAAACTCTCTCATCCTTCTCGATGTAGACGGGACGCTCGCGCCAGATAATGAATATGATTTTAGCGAGAAAGTTCAGAAGAAACTTCGTGAACTTCACGAGCATAATGAAATTTTCCTCTGCACCAATTCTCGAAACAGAGAACGAACAAATCAGCTTGAAAAAATTCTCGAAATTCCAGTTCTTTCATCAAAATATCGAAAGCCGAGCAAAAAAATCCTCCGTGATCTCGATCAATTTCACAACAAAAAAATCGTGGTCATTGGCGACAAGTTTCTCACCGATTATCTGTTCGCGAAAAATATTGGAGCAGAATTTGTTTGGGTGAAGAGGAAGATTTCGGGGAATGAAAGGTGGTGGATAAGAGGGTATAATTTTATTGATGATGTTTTGTCCGCTTTCGCCCGAATATGGTAA
- a CDS encoding glycosyltransferase family 39 protein encodes MPSSFWGAFGEFCILNVFVFASALHLSLAFLKYRPSSWGKLLLSIFIFASLQIFLSQIFLGIWGILSFFPLFSLNGVIFGSVFTFFGRKVLYSTKFPPKPEYNAALFFLLFSPFFSIFLFRFFTALFELPLEYDSVAYHLPFVVEWFQTHSIMSIYYSAFAGPIGYYPSNFELTSLWMLLPFGKDYFINLVNFPLYFVSGFGIFLISRNLKISTEISLLAAAIFLYIPEVLWQMGTPMVDLYLVTVLISAFYFLQEFAMSRNFSDLTLFGFSLGLLIGTKYLGLPYGFFPGVLALLFLIFFFWKRKRNVVWGMGILFFTIVLGGGFWYFRNVLDVGNPLFPLEVKIFGNTLFEGYHGITEKLLNSSMLSSIQSPEDLRNMTGVLRERIGTASLLFASIPILLLFVFLKTVFTARRGSSEKKLDILISLLLFGGFLYYFYFYIRAPYTDTLFDGNVRFSFPFLAIASIGVSFVISRLKILAPILTFLVFLSIFSNILLIAIQNSAEGTLIRGANFLDISFITEQKNLFLLFLITIFFLSLGYFFLMKTGSGKKYIFFAFASVIFSIIFAVLLLENVLPLQEKYAPHFFEKWLKPEATGRSFRVAFATRWLDVHAPYATIAYTGFNFHYYLFGRNLQRKVDYININDCAQCRYKDFKDDVLSIRQNPNYSAWLSNLRQYQKEYLVIALSIFPNLKNWEFEWVKEHPEIFEEVYNDADEVYIYRVKNVQ; translated from the coding sequence ATGCCTTCTAGCTTTTGGGGAGCATTCGGCGAATTCTGCATTCTCAATGTATTCGTATTCGCGAGCGCTCTTCATCTTTCCCTCGCTTTTCTGAAATATCGCCCATCGTCTTGGGGAAAACTGCTTTTATCTATATTTATTTTCGCTTCTCTCCAAATTTTTCTTTCCCAAATTTTCCTCGGAATATGGGGAATTCTTTCTTTTTTCCCGCTTTTTTCCCTGAATGGCGTAATTTTTGGAAGTGTTTTTACGTTCTTCGGAAGAAAAGTTTTGTATTCGACGAAATTTCCGCCAAAACCAGAATATAATGCCGCCCTTTTTTTCCTGCTCTTTTCGCCGTTCTTCAGTATTTTCCTCTTTCGATTCTTCACCGCACTTTTTGAGTTGCCGCTTGAGTATGATAGCGTCGCGTACCATCTCCCCTTTGTGGTGGAGTGGTTCCAGACTCATTCAATCATGTCGATTTACTACAGTGCTTTTGCTGGTCCGATAGGATATTATCCGAGCAATTTTGAACTCACGAGTTTGTGGATGCTTCTTCCTTTTGGAAAAGATTATTTTATAAATCTTGTAAATTTTCCACTTTATTTTGTGAGCGGATTCGGGATTTTCCTTATTTCCAGAAATTTAAAAATCTCAACAGAAATTTCTCTTCTTGCTGCCGCTATTTTTCTCTACATTCCCGAAGTGTTGTGGCAAATGGGAACACCAATGGTGGATTTATATCTTGTCACCGTCCTTATATCAGCGTTCTATTTTCTCCAGGAATTTGCCATGAGCAGAAATTTTTCTGATCTGACGCTTTTTGGATTTTCTCTCGGACTTCTTATCGGCACAAAATATCTCGGACTTCCCTATGGATTCTTCCCCGGAGTTCTCGCACTTCTCTTTCTCATTTTCTTTTTTTGGAAACGCAAAAGAAATGTCGTGTGGGGAATGGGAATTCTCTTCTTCACCATCGTTCTCGGAGGAGGGTTTTGGTATTTTCGAAATGTGCTCGACGTCGGGAATCCGCTCTTTCCGCTCGAAGTGAAAATATTTGGAAACACTCTTTTTGAAGGATATCACGGAATAACCGAAAAGCTTCTCAATTCTTCGATGCTCTCGAGTATTCAGAGTCCTGAAGATCTCAGAAATATGACCGGAGTTCTTAGAGAACGGATCGGAACTGCTTCTCTTCTCTTCGCCAGCATTCCCATATTGCTCCTCTTTGTCTTTTTAAAAACCGTATTCACGGCTCGGCGTGGATCATCTGAAAAAAAATTGGACATCCTCATATCCCTTCTGCTTTTTGGCGGATTTTTGTACTACTTTTATTTTTATATTCGTGCACCGTACACAGATACACTTTTTGATGGAAATGTTCGATTTTCCTTTCCATTTTTGGCAATTGCGAGTATTGGAGTTTCATTTGTAATCTCGCGTCTCAAAATTCTCGCGCCCATTCTCACCTTTCTCGTTTTCCTCTCCATTTTCTCAAATATTCTGCTCATCGCGATTCAAAACTCAGCGGAAGGAACACTCATTAGGGGTGCGAATTTTCTCGATATTTCCTTTATTACAGAGCAAAAGAATCTCTTCCTTTTATTCCTCATCACTATTTTTTTCCTTTCTCTTGGATATTTTTTCCTGATGAAAACAGGAAGCGGAAAAAAATATATTTTCTTCGCATTTGCTTCTGTTATTTTTTCAATTATTTTTGCTGTTCTACTTCTCGAAAACGTACTTCCTCTTCAGGAAAAATATGCGCCTCATTTTTTTGAAAAGTGGTTGAAACCAGAAGCAACCGGAAGGAGTTTTCGCGTGGCTTTTGCCACAAGATGGCTCGATGTGCATGCGCCATACGCCACCATTGCTTATACCGGATTCAATTTTCACTACTATCTCTTCGGAAGAAATCTTCAGAGAAAAGTTGATTATATCAATATTAACGATTGTGCTCAGTGTCGATATAAAGACTTCAAAGATGATGTTCTTTCAATTCGTCAGAATCCGAATTATTCTGCCTGGCTTTCGAATCTTCGCCAATATCAAAAAGAATATCTCGTCATTGCTCTCAGCATTTTCCCGAATCTCAAAAACTGGGAATTTGAATGGGTGAAAGAACATCCGGAAATATTTGAGGAAGTGTACAATGATGCGGATGAGGTATACATATACCGAGTGAAAAATGTACAATGA
- a CDS encoding decaprenyl-phosphate phosphoribosyltransferase, protein MKNVKSRFFALKNSMKDFLLLLRPHQWLKNLFIFFPAFFGLKILDGDVFLKSASAFIGFCFLASALYIFNDLHDIHEDQTHPEKKNRPLAAGKVSKEAAKVGSSFLIILGFMIFAFGETSALWLAVLYVCINILYTLWLKHISIIDVVIIASGFVIRIFVGSFVTGIPLSMWIVLMTFLFALFIALAKRHDDVRIFLESGQKTRKSVDGYNLEFLNFSLAMLATISVVSYIMYTTSPEVISRLHSDKLYLTSGFVILGFMRYMQLTLVEKKSHSPTEVLLKDNFIQFCVLGWGICLFFLLYE, encoded by the coding sequence ATGAAAAATGTAAAATCTCGTTTTTTTGCTCTCAAGAATTCCATGAAAGATTTTCTCCTTCTGCTTCGTCCGCACCAATGGCTAAAAAATCTCTTTATTTTTTTCCCCGCATTTTTTGGACTGAAAATATTGGATGGAGATGTCTTTTTAAAAAGTGCTTCTGCATTTATCGGTTTTTGTTTTTTGGCGAGTGCACTCTATATTTTTAATGATCTTCATGATATTCACGAAGATCAAACGCATCCGGAAAAGAAAAATCGTCCACTTGCAGCGGGAAAAGTGTCGAAAGAAGCCGCGAAAGTGGGGAGTTCATTTCTGATTATTCTCGGATTTATGATATTTGCATTTGGCGAAACATCCGCTCTTTGGCTGGCTGTTCTTTATGTCTGTATAAATATTTTGTACACATTGTGGCTGAAACATATCTCCATAATTGATGTGGTCATTATAGCAAGTGGATTTGTGATTCGCATTTTCGTAGGATCATTTGTTACGGGCATTCCCCTCTCCATGTGGATTGTTCTCATGACCTTTCTTTTTGCACTTTTTATTGCCCTTGCAAAGCGTCATGATGATGTGCGTATTTTCTTGGAAAGCGGACAAAAAACTCGAAAAAGTGTGGATGGATATAATCTCGAATTCCTCAATTTTTCTCTCGCAATGCTCGCGACGATTTCTGTAGTTTCCTACATTATGTATACGACATCGCCAGAGGTTATTTCTCGCCTCCACTCGGACAAGCTCTATCTCACATCCGGATTTGTAATTCTTGGATTTATGAGATATATGCAGCTTACTCTTGTCGAAAAGAAATCCCATTCTCCAACAGAGGTTCTTCTGAAAGATAACTTTATTCAATTTTGTGTTTTAGGATGGGGCATTTGCCTGTTCTTTCTCCTGTACGAATAA
- a CDS encoding GtrA family protein, which yields MHVAMKYILFAGLATGANLLSQYFSFRMYSGKFDIFLALTVGTFVGLVVKYLLDKKFIFYYETKKKSENAKKFVLYSFTGVFTTIIFWSFELGFHFLLPYDSAKYFGAGIGLSMGYVVKYFLDKKYVFRNF from the coding sequence ATGCACGTCGCGATGAAATACATCTTGTTTGCGGGGCTTGCAACCGGAGCAAATTTGCTCTCGCAGTATTTCTCGTTTCGCATGTATTCGGGGAAATTTGATATTTTTCTTGCGCTTACTGTGGGAACATTTGTCGGTCTTGTCGTAAAATATCTTCTTGATAAGAAATTTATTTTTTATTACGAGACAAAAAAGAAATCAGAAAACGCAAAAAAGTTTGTTCTCTATTCATTCACGGGAGTATTCACAACGATAATTTTTTGGTCATTCGAACTCGGTTTTCATTTTCTGCTTCCCTACGATTCCGCGAAATACTTCGGCGCAGGAATTGGGCTTTCGATGGGATATGTAGTGAAATATTTTTTGGATAAGAAATATGTGTTTAGAAATTTCTAA